From the Octopus bimaculoides isolate UCB-OBI-ISO-001 chromosome 27, ASM119413v2, whole genome shotgun sequence genome, the window GAGTGAAGAAGAATTAGAAAATAGGTGTGAAGTAGTTGATTGAAGGTTGATGGTGAAAAGAAATATGATTGATGAAGACAGAAGAAGTGATATGGTGAAGACTAAGGATTGATGAAAAAGTAGATATGAGATAGATGATTAATAAACACAGAAGACTGATGAGAAAGTAGACACAAGAGAGATGATTAATGAATGGAAGActgatgattaaaataaaaagaagacacatgaagagagagaaggaaatgaagACAGGTTGAAGACAGATGACTGATGAAGatagaagagaaatgaaaagtaGACAGATTGATGAGACAGAAGAGTGATGAAAAAGTAGTTGGGAGATATATGATTGATGAAGACAGAAGAGTGATGAAACAGCAGTCAGAAGACATGATTGAGTGACAAAGACAGAAGAGTGATGAAAAATTAGTTGAAAGACATGACTGAATGATAAAGGCAGAAGACTGATGAAAAAGTAGTTGGGAGATATATGATTGATGAAGACAGAAGAATGGTGAAAAAGAAGTCAGGAGACATGATTCAGTGAGGGATACAGAAGAGTGATGAAAAAGTAATCAGGAGGCATATGACTGATGAGTGCAGAAGAGTGGTGAAAAAGTAGAAGACAACTGAGaggaaagaaagtgaaataatgaAGTAGACAGACTGATGAATGATGAAGAGTGATAAAAGGCGGTCAGTAGACAGATGATTGacgaaaacaaaagacaaaagcagCAGTAGACAGGATATTGATAAAGAGTTGattgagggaaactgaaaagagaacacacaaaaacaatgctccacccccaccccccacacacacacacccacacacacacacactaaataccAGAACAATATTTAATGTCTTATTAAGAGATACATTGCGATTTCTGATGTGGAAGGTGTTTACCAGGGAGGTTttctattgctgatgttgtttgaGGTCCACGAATTTGGTTAAAGTTTTTATGTGATGGGGGGAGACGAGGAGACAAATATTCAGATGATATGAGCAAAGGGCCATNNNNNNNNNNNNNNNNNNNNNNNNNNNNNNNNNNNNNNNNNNNNNNNNNNNNNNNNNNNNNNNNNNNNNNNNNNNNNNNNNNNNNNNNNNNNNNNNNNNNNNNNNNNNNNNNNNNNNNNNNNNNNNNNNNNNNNNNNNNNNNNNNNNNNNNNNNNNNNTTGTTATTCCGAGTCCTGTCCCTTATCTTGGTCAGCAAAGCTACAAACCTCAGTTATTAATTCGTTGAAGTCATCACAGCGGTCAGCATACACATGATGTCCAGCACCTTGGATTATCTgttatggtagtagtggtggtggtggtggtggtggtggtggtagttgtggtagtggtttgGCGGCAGTAGTTTTAGTTGCATtggaggtagtggtagtggtggtagtggtagtatgtGTATAGTGATGGtatataatgaaagtaaaaaaaagaaaaagaaaaaatacatttttaatataccctacgcatatacatatacatacaaaaatacacaaaataataatattgataataataataataataataataataatcttgtctactaaaggcacaaggactgaaattttggggggagggatgagttgattacattgaccccagtgtttcactgatacttaatttatcgaccctgaaaggatgaaaggtaaagtcaacctcagtggaatttgaactcagaacgtagagacagagaaaatgtcgctaagcatttcgtccagcatgctaatggttctgccagctcaatgccttaataacaataataataatgataataataataataatagatgcagtaccaggcactggctctcatggtttctgatcttaactgactgcaagtgttatcatgtacattgttttgtcttggtataaaagatgggctacagcaaatattctgcttaataccaaagatttgtttgtcagttgtttgaccttaaccagttgagcatgtcccttggtggctgacaatatgtgcatctctgatcatgagcagaagtagttggggagcatcatagccatgtgttgagaggaattctttggggtttgaaaattTCATCTCTAGAAACATGAGTGTCATTTAACCTCCGctctccatactggcatgggttggatagttttgCATGGAAGTGTCTAGCAGGGAGctatccagactccaattgtctgttgtggcatggtttctacagctggacgctaGCCTTAATActtaccactttacagagtggactgggtcccttttacatggcaccatcactatTGAAGACAAAGATCCTAAATGAAAGGTGCGAGGGGCATGGCTGGACTGCCTTTGATTAGAGctgggggttaaacaacaaccgcaacaagatgctttctcttgtttttacTGACCTGGACATCAACATAGCTGTCGGGGCGGAGGAATTTGACTTCTTGACCAGTGTGGGAGGTTATCCAAGATCTGGAACCATAGATTAGTGTCATCGGTATGGATTTGTTTAGGTCTGTGATCCGAAGAATCATTGGGTTCTTGGCCCATCCAAATGGAATTGTCATCGTCCTAAATGCCGATTCACCACTgatgagaagaaaggaaaaacaaaatttttttttatttcttgattcAGGCAAATAGCAGCTGGGGAATATCTGCACtcctcaaatgtgtgtgtgtgtgtgtgtatatatatatatatatatatatatatatatatatatatatacacacacacacacacatatatatatatatatataagtagtaatcaaaggggtccatagataaaaaaaaatggttgggaagccCTGCTTTAGGTCATAATTGAAGGGAATTTAACAATCACTTGCAATTTAAGGGCATTCggttactgtttctagcagtCTGACTGACTACATAGGGGCTCCttttaataatcattattgttattagttaCTATCAAATGAACAATGATTAAGAAAACTCATGATTGAAGTAGTTCCAGACATGGCCTTCCTGTCTAGAATTCAAAGAGTATGTTAAagactacattatgcaatgtgtcaATGTGTATCCTATGTGTTTTTAAGGCTTTAGGCTGATATTTGGGGAAGGAGGGggggattttgctgctatttctagcaagtttagCAATGAGTAGAAAGAAGATCCCTCGTTAAGCTAGCTAGTTTTAAGGTCCTGACCGTACCTGGGTGTCTGGGCATTGCAGTGGTAGAGATAGTTGAGAATTGTGTCGTCTTCAAAGAGTTTGGAGAAACGTTGTTGGAGATCGGAGCGAAACTTCTTCACCAGACCAGGACCTACGAAAGGAATGACATTGGGAGTGTCGTAATTatacaaagacagatatatatatatataatacaaataataaatgagtatatgcatatatacgtacatgtatgtacatacatctgcctgtgtatataggtgcatatctggatacaggacattgcaaacaaaacgtagacaaaatgataaacaagtacagaaaacacacagagaacatcttcatcagctgccaccattcaacactggcgttttgaagagttagggcaggatgcatatatatatacatatatatagttcaaatttacagaaaacagaagacaaagacaGGTAAGGGAATAACAAGcaggggagagagatggagagagagagggaaggtagGGCAAAAAAAGGGGAAAGAGAtgggaagacaaagagagagaaagggagtgggggaagagagagagatagagagaggaagagaaagaaagaagaaagagatgtgACTGACCCCAAGGCCCTGCGGCTCTGACTGCGGCAAAAGGATTGAATGGACGCGCCATAGTAATGATGGCTCGCGCCCAGTAGGACAGGTGTTGCGTCGAAGCATTGCTTGGCTTCTCTGGAAACCCCCAGGGTTCGACAGCGATGAGATGGTGCACACGTTCAGGGTGGCGGATGGCGTAGGAGGTGGCTAAGAAGGATCCGAGGCTGTGGCCGAGCAAGATGAAGCGGTTCAGGTGCATCTTCTCGCGCCACTCTTCGATGGAATCGACGAACTGACTCTCTGCCTCTGTCGAATCGTTGCTGAAGCGTGGTCGCGAACTCCGGCCGAAGCCGAGCACATCAAATGCATAAATGGGTCGTTGTTCTGCAAGAGAGTCAAGGTTGAGCACCCACATGCCGACTCCGCCTCCCATTCCATGCACCATGACCAACGGCATTTTCTCCAGGTGCCGATTCAACACAATGGTTCGGATTTGGCATTCATTGTTCCTGATCGGCACGAACAAAGATTCCATCTTGGTCTTGATACCTGGGTagagaagagggagaaaataTAACGGTAGAGAGACTCATAGACTCACCTGTTCGTTGAATCATAGGTTTAAAACGAGCAGTCAattggttacgacaacgaggaaCCCAGGTGATACGATCAGCGGAACATGTGTGCATGCTGGTAAGTGTTTTTACATGTAGcaaaatcagtgtgtgtgtatgcaaccaagcagttgtacgtgtgtgtgcatgcagcagtagtacacgtatgcatgtaggtaaatctgcatatgtgtatgcaaccAAGCAGTCGTACGTGAGTGCAGGTGTGTataaggaggtgctgaaaagttcctggctttatggGTATTGCAAagggcttggttggaggcccctAACCTTCTTAattcttttacaggtcttagaaaaaccgaaggaccactgcaataagtgtgtgaatctgagaggggaatatcttgaataaaatcataattaactgattctcctgtattttcttttacaaacaGCCAGGGATTTTTCAACACCTCCTTGCATGTGCATTCAAGgagttgtgcatgtgtgcaagcaGGTAGGTCTGCATGTTTATGTCAAtgcacctcaaaaaaaaaaataccatttccCACTTGAAAACTTACATTGGAAGATTTTATGTTCAATCCCTGACAGCTGCATCTTCGATGTTGGCCTCCAGTTAAACCAAGTATTCTGCTCGCAACGCTCACTGCAAAGAAAACcagattgaaagaaagaaggaaaaaacaaaagagagagagagagagagagaagagagagagagagagagagaagagagagaggggagaagagggagagggtgaaacaaagagaaacagaaaaggttaaaacaaataaagaaagagagagctggAGGGAGGAGAAGGGTAGCTTTGTGcatgtatttggtagatggaaactgaaagaagcccatcatctatatatatatatatatgtatataaaaatgtgcgTGTGGCCTTGTGGTTCGGGTATTGCATTCACGATCTAGcaatcgtgggttcaattcctggactgagcagcacgttgagttcttgagcaaaatacttcacttcatgttgctccagtcctctcagctgtaaACAGGTCACACTGAGAATGACTGTCCTTTTAACCCTGTCATCACAAACTTAAAGCCTGCTGGGTAGAAACTGAAAGTataccattgtgtgtgtatatacatgtgtgtgtgtgtgtgtgcacacgtctttgcgtctgtttgtccccctgtcgccgtttgacaactggtgttggtgtgtttatgtccttgtaacttagcagttcagcaaaagggaccaatagaataagtaccaagcttgaaagaaaaaaagaaaaacattctgggggttgattcatttgactaaaaattattcaaggcggtgccccagcatggccacggtctaatgactgaaacaagtaaaagataaaaaacaaaagatgtgaAGGCAGAACATGGTCAAGGCAGGAATTAATCCCAGAGGGAAGGAGTTAATTCGAGAAGGAAGGAGTTAATTCCAGAGGGAGGATTGATACTTTGGGAGAAGAAGGATTggattaaaattaaagaaataacaacTGATAAGTACATAACACGGGGAGTAATACAATGTAAGAGGGAGATGCAAAAATGAGGGCAAGCAGGCGTATCATGCCAAAAGGACCAAGGCAGAGGAATAAAAATGCATGAAGaatgtatagagatatatatttatatgggtatAGAATGTTGAACAAACCTGAGCCAGATAATAAAGGAATTCCAGTAGGATGTTAGAAGGACAGTCAAATAGTTAATGACCAGGCTGGACAATGAATGAACCTTGAGGCTCCCAGGAGGTTTGTTCCGGCCAACAGCTTGGACATTTCTGGAAAATAGTCAGTGATcttggcaattttttttctttacagagtgtatattTGAGAGCGGAAAAAGACAGGTGACTTGGTTTACCTGGTTAACATAACATCATAAATTATGATAGGCGTGGCAgcttatcttctactataagcctcaggccaaccaaaccttcggaagtggaattggtagatggaaactgaaagaagcctgtcatatatgtgtgtatgtgtctttgtggagattgggggggggggtagattgGTGAAGCTGAGAGGGCTGATGCTGTGCCTAAACATCAGTCCNNNNNNNNNNTGGGGGGGGGGTAGATTGGTGAAGCTGAGAGGGCTGATGCTGTGCCTAAACATCAGTCCATCAgtgcacatttaaaaaaaataattaataaaaaaaccaaaaaacacaacaaaaccaaaaaaaatcacctcaaaacaaacaaaacaaatgggAATGGAAGGGTAGAGAAGGGACCTGGTTCCATGCAACAAAGGTGAATTGTAATAAAAACACCCAACAAACTGTGTGAATAGGGATTAGACAGGGGGTCACCAATAGGAAGGTTCCACTTGGGCCAGTGCTTGTCTTCAGTGTTGTGGGTTAAAAACAAATCTTTTTGGCATGGAACTGAACAgcttccaatcatgaccatcactTATATAACACAGAAACAATAGCTATCTATTGATCTTTTCGTAGGCTgtaggtacaggtatggctgagtggtgaagaagcttgcttcctgaccatgaggttttaggttcagttccattgtaaAGGCATCTTGGCCAAGAGTCttctgctacgttctgagttcaaattctgctgaggtcgactttgcctttcatccttttggggttgattaaataagtaccagtcacgcactggagtcaatgtaatcgacttaatccctttgtctgtccttgtttgtgccctctctgtttagcccctccCCTGTGGACAGCAAAGAGATAAACAATACGCTTTCTAGTGAGAGCTTTCTGCTGTTTCTAAGTTTCCTATTTGGGGTACATCAAACCAGACTTCTTGACGTNNNNNNNNNNNNNNNNNNNNNNNNNNNNNNNNNNNNNNNNNNNNNNNNNNNNNNNNNNNNNNNNNNNNNNNNNNNNNNNNNNNNNNNNNNNNNNNNNNNNNNNNNNNNNNNNNNTCACACATGTCTATCTGGGATTACATTTTGCTCAATGTGTCATTCgatttctcatttgtttttgtcttgtagtagtagtagtagtagtagtagtagtagtagtagtagtagtagtagtagtagtagcaacaattGTTTGCTCCCAGGTATCGTTCGACTAAAGCAGTCCAAcaagtgtcccagcatggctgcaatccaatgactcaaacaagcacacacacacacacacaaacacattttgtcAAACCACTTCATAGACAAGCCCACCTCAACTTACGTCGTTTCGTGCACATCTATTTCGActtcacattttttattatataagttACNNNNNNNNNNNNNNNNNNNNNNNNNNNNNNNNNNNNNNNNNNNNNNNNNNNNNNNNNNNNNNNNNNNNNNNNNNNNNNNNNNNNNNNNNNNNNNNNNNNNNNNNNNNNNNNNNNNNNNNNNNNNNNNNNNNNNNNNNNNNNNNNNNNNNNNNNNNNNNNNNNNNNNNNNNNNNNNNNNNNNNNNNNNNNNNNNNNNNNNNNNNNNNNNNNNNNNNNNNNNNNNNNNNNNNNNNNNNNNNNNNNNNNNNNNNNNNNNNNNNNNNNNNNNNNNNNNNNNNNNNNNNNNNNNNNNNNNNNNNNNNNNNNNNNNNNNNNNNNNNNNNNNNNNNNNNNNNNNNNNNNNNNNNNNNNNNNNNNNNNNNNNNNNNNNNNNNNNNNNNNNNNNNNNNNNNNNNNNNNNNNNNNNNNNNNNNNNNNNNNNNNNNNNNNNNNNNNNNNNNNNNNNNNNNNNNNNNNNNNNNNNNNNNNNNNNNNNNNNNNNNNNNNNNNNNNNNNNNNNNNNNNNNNNNNNNNNNNNNNNNNNNNNNNNNNNNNNNNNNNNNNNNNNNNNNNNNNNNNNNNNNNNNNNNNNNNNNNNNNNNNNNNNNNNNNNNNNNNNNNNNNNNNNNNNNNNNNNNNNNNNNNNNNNNNNNNNNNNNNNNNNNNNNNNNNNNNNNNNNNNNNNNNNNNNNNNNNNNNNNNNNNNNNNNNNNNNNNNNNNNNNNNNNNNNNNNNNNNNNNNNNNNNNNNNNNNNNNNNNNNNNNNNNNNNNNNNNNNNNNNNNNNNNNNNNNNNNNNNNNNNNNNNNNNNNNNNNNNNNNNNNNNNNNNNNNNNNNNNNNNNNNNNNNNNNNNNNNNNNNNNNNNNNNNNNNNNNNNNNNNNNNNNNNNNNNNNNNNNNNNNNNNNNNNNNNNNNNNNNNNNNNNNNNNNNNNNNNNNNNNNNNNNNNNNNNNNNNNNNNNNNNNNNNNNNNNNNNNNNNNNNNNNNNNNNNNNNNNNNNNNNNNNNNNNNNNNNNNNNNNNNNNNNNNNNNNNNNNNNNNNNNNNNNNNNNNNNNNNNNNNNNNNNNNNNNNNNNNNNNNNNNNNNNNNNNNNNNNNNNNNNNNNNNNtgtctatctgtctgtctgtctgtctgtctgtctgtctgtctgtctgtctgtctgtctgtctatctatctatctatctatctatctatctatctatctatctgtctgtctgtctgtctgtctgtctgtctgtctatctatctatctatctatctatctatctatctatctatctatctatctatctatatctcgtttactcgtttcagtcattattgaaccgcggccatgctggggcacggtcTTAAACGGTTTAGTCGAATGTACCGACCccataagcctggtacttattctgtccgtcttacgccgaaccgctacgttgcggaggcgtaaacaaaccagcatcggttttcacgcggtgatggtggggagattcgcacacacacacacaataaactaaattatgcattatataatatgtatatattacataaagtgCGGCTCGAGTTTAAATGTCATTGAGAACTTCAGGTATGAGACGTTACGCGCAAGGAAAACGAAATTCAATATCAtctaaataaatcatatatatatatatatatatatatatatatatatatatatatatatatatatatatatatatatatatgtatatatacgccgGCAATGTTCGAAACACTGCCTAGACATCATGTAGTCTTTCCCTTTcgttgtacgtacatacatacatacatacatacatacatgcatacatgcatgcgagGGTGAATACTTTAGGCCGATCGATGTGTAATAAgagaaacatcattatcattatcatcttcactagcatcttcatcatcatcgtcttaataataaccaccatcattatcatcaacatcacaaccATGGTTATCAGATGAAAACAAATGGTAGGTCACACGCCGAAAAACAGCATCAACACCCACCCCaccgtataaatacatacatacacacacacatatatgtatgtgtgtgtgtgtatattatatatatgtatatatatgtatataatgtgtatatatatatatatatatatatatatatatatgtgtgtgtgtgtgtgtgtgtgtgtgtgtgtgcacgtacggcGGTAACATTTATCTTAAGTTTCAGTCGtcagacggcggccatgctggggcaccgccttcaaggctttttttttttaactcgaaaaaatcgacctcagNNNNNNNNNNNNNNNNNNNNNNNNNNNNNNNNNNNNNNNNNNNNNNNNNNNNNNNNNNNNNNNNNNNNNNNNNNNNNNNNNNNNNNNNNNNNNNNNNNNNNNNNNNNNNNNNNNNNNNNNNNNNNNNNNNNNNNNNNNNNNNNNNNNNNNNNNNNNNNNgtaagaaaaaaaacaaaaacaaaacaaaacaaaaaaataactcaacaccggttgtcaagcagcgatgaggaagaaagataaagacacacagagaaatgtatacaaacacacacacacacacacatctatctatctatctatctatatatatatatatatacacacatgcacacacacacacacaacggtctTTTTCCagttccatctaccgaatccagtCACAGGGCtctggtcggcccggggctataataaaagacacttgcctaaggtgtcacgcagtgggactgaacccaagtaCACACGATcggggaagcaagtttcttttccctttcctttttttttttctataataaaaacaatatctatatacatcacaTACCTGTGCGATTCTTCcattgtgtgtgactgtgtgtatattaGATGTCATATAGATGTGAACTACGTTGAGAAATGTGTGTATTACGTCGTcgatgtatatttatgcgtatatatatatgcgtgtgcgtgcgtgtgtgtatgtgtgtgtgtgtgtgtgtgtgtgtgaggtagcCAACTCAATTAATAGCGGCTCACAATTTTGTGATGTAATGTTTGTATACGTctgtggagatggtggtggttgtggcggtggtgatgatagtgaagtTTACTGCgggggtggtggttgtggtggtggcgatgtttCGCAGACTAACTTGTGTAGTGTACGTGTCTGCGTATTACATCATATAtaacttgcatgtgtgtgtgtgtgtgtgagagagagagagagacagacagacagagaaagtgtgtgtgtgtgtggctgagcctgaagcgtgtctttgtgtttgagttCGTTGTGTGTCTGTGCCTCCGTCCTACAAAATGTTTGCGTCTACGTtacgtaatatgtatgtgtatgaaccgAGGTGAGTGTCATGTTTGTATGACGTCACAGTAGTGGCATTTGGAGTTTAAAATGTTTGATAAGGAGTAATGAAGGAGAAGAAGGCTGAGAAAGATGGGGAAAATAGACAAGAAGAGTGAGCTTAAAGAAGTGGGAGAAAGataatgaggaagagagagagagagagtgtgtgcgtatgtgggagACTCGAGTTTGTAAGAGAATGCGTATGAGAGTGTGTtagagaagtgtgtgtatgtgagtgagagagtatgtgtttgtgagaaaggaaaaaaatataagaaaaggtACGACGTATGACGAAGGGTGGTCTGAACAGCTTTATAAATTTCTGGGCAAAGCAATGCATTAATTATTCTGTTctcttctaggcacaaggcccgaaatttttggagatgggggtcagtcaat encodes:
- the LOC106867800 gene encoding (Lyso)-N-acylphosphatidylethanolamine lipase isoform X2 translates to MEESHSERCEQNTWFNWRPTSKMQLSGIEHKIFQCIKTKMESLFVPIRNNECQIRTIVLNRHLEKMPLVMVHGMGGGVGMWVLNLDSLAEQRPIYAFDVLGFGRSSRPRFSNDSTEAESQFVDSIEEWREKMHLNRFILLGHSLGSFLATSYAIRHPERVHHLIAVEPWGFPEKPSNASTQHLSYWARAIITMARPFNPFAAVRAAGPWGPGLVKKFRSDLQQRFSKLFEDDTILNYLYHCNAQTPSGESAFRTMTIPFGWAKNPMILRITDLNKSIPMTLIYGSRSWITSHTGQEVKFLRPDSYVDVQIIQGAGHHVYADRCDDFNELITEVCSFADQDKGQDSE
- the LOC106867800 gene encoding (Lyso)-N-acylphosphatidylethanolamine lipase isoform X1 — translated: MEESHRNVQAVGRNKPPGSLKVHSLSSLVINYLTVLLTSYWNSFIIWLSERCEQNTWFNWRPTSKMQLSGIEHKIFQCIKTKMESLFVPIRNNECQIRTIVLNRHLEKMPLVMVHGMGGGVGMWVLNLDSLAEQRPIYAFDVLGFGRSSRPRFSNDSTEAESQFVDSIEEWREKMHLNRFILLGHSLGSFLATSYAIRHPERVHHLIAVEPWGFPEKPSNASTQHLSYWARAIITMARPFNPFAAVRAAGPWGPGLVKKFRSDLQQRFSKLFEDDTILNYLYHCNAQTPSGESAFRTMTIPFGWAKNPMILRITDLNKSIPMTLIYGSRSWITSHTGQEVKFLRPDSYVDVQIIQGAGHHVYADRCDDFNELITEVCSFADQDKGQDSE
- the LOC106867800 gene encoding (Lyso)-N-acylphosphatidylethanolamine lipase isoform X3, which codes for MQLSGIEHKIFQCIKTKMESLFVPIRNNECQIRTIVLNRHLEKMPLVMVHGMGGGVGMWVLNLDSLAEQRPIYAFDVLGFGRSSRPRFSNDSTEAESQFVDSIEEWREKMHLNRFILLGHSLGSFLATSYAIRHPERVHHLIAVEPWGFPEKPSNASTQHLSYWARAIITMARPFNPFAAVRAAGPWGPGLVKKFRSDLQQRFSKLFEDDTILNYLYHCNAQTPSGESAFRTMTIPFGWAKNPMILRITDLNKSIPMTLIYGSRSWITSHTGQEVKFLRPDSYVDVQIIQGAGHHVYADRCDDFNELITEVCSFADQDKGQDSE